The Antricoccus suffuscus genome has a segment encoding these proteins:
- a CDS encoding RNA polymerase sigma factor: protein MTVTVRPFEDVVRVHGPTVLRVCRAVLGPAAADDAWSETFLSAMRAYPALPAGSNIEAWLVTIAKRKAIDQHRAAARNPTPVEVLPEREVEAASRSWEDEDALWSALKSLPVKQREAIAYHHIAGLPYKEVALILGNNESAARRAAADGMKALRADRDLRTAYQTGAT, encoded by the coding sequence ATGACTGTGACTGTGCGGCCGTTCGAGGACGTGGTGCGCGTCCATGGACCGACGGTGCTGCGAGTGTGCCGGGCGGTGCTCGGGCCGGCAGCGGCGGATGATGCGTGGTCCGAGACGTTCCTTTCAGCGATGCGGGCCTACCCAGCGCTGCCGGCCGGCAGCAACATCGAAGCCTGGCTGGTCACCATCGCCAAGCGCAAAGCGATCGACCAGCACCGAGCAGCGGCACGCAACCCGACGCCGGTGGAGGTCTTACCAGAACGGGAAGTGGAAGCGGCCTCGCGGTCGTGGGAGGACGAGGACGCGCTGTGGAGCGCGCTGAAGAGCCTGCCAGTCAAACAACGTGAGGCGATCGCCTACCACCACATCGCGGGCTTGCCCTACAAGGAGGTCGCGCTCATCCTCGGCAACAACGAATCTGCCGCCCGGCGCGCTGCCGCCGACGGCATGAAGGCACTACGCGCGGACCGCGATTTGCGGACGGCGTACCAGACAGGAGCAACATGA
- a CDS encoding tetratricopeptide repeat protein → MDEPELIMARLAEGVDLAHQGDRGAARQRLAELWTEVGEDGDALHRCAIAHSMADLQDDPKDELVWDLRALNAADLISDARVREASHAQSVAQFYPSLHLNLADVHRRLGDPEQARRHLKLGYECASTLPDDGYGQLIGSGLDRLAERLQVAQQKRL, encoded by the coding sequence ATGGACGAACCCGAATTGATCATGGCGCGCCTCGCCGAGGGAGTCGATCTCGCCCACCAGGGCGACAGAGGTGCCGCGAGGCAACGGCTCGCCGAGCTGTGGACCGAGGTCGGTGAGGACGGGGACGCACTTCATCGGTGCGCGATCGCACACTCAATGGCCGATCTCCAGGATGATCCGAAAGACGAGCTCGTGTGGGACCTGCGGGCCCTGAACGCGGCCGACCTGATCAGCGACGCACGAGTACGCGAGGCAAGCCACGCGCAGTCGGTAGCGCAGTTCTACCCGTCGCTGCACCTCAACCTCGCCGATGTACACCGCAGGCTCGGCGACCCCGAGCAGGCGCGCCGTCACCTCAAGCTTGGATACGAGTGTGCGTCGACCCTGCCCGACGACGGATACGGACAGCTGATCGGGAGCGGCCTGGACCGGCTGGCCGAGCGACTGCAAGTCGCGCAGCAAAAGCGGCTATGA
- a CDS encoding alpha/beta fold hydrolase produces the protein MPFFDGARGRVFYRNWLADEPAATIVFLHGFGEHSGLYERYAAALNARGISLWALDQIGHGQSDGPRGHVDSMDDLVANAAQLVALASQDHRPITLQGHSLGAAAATVFALREPALFDRLVISGAPLSGSDWMIEAFDAPADATLDLDPADLSSDPDYLHALENDPLAFTEADVLGTLSRTLPTAWTEVAERIASLTIPVLVVHGEEDPVAPYAATLVATEPLPDRHIALFPGAKHDVLNETMHAEVATAIADFVLDHQPHGATDA, from the coding sequence ATGCCATTCTTCGACGGCGCCCGCGGGCGCGTGTTCTACCGCAACTGGCTGGCCGACGAGCCGGCAGCGACGATCGTTTTCCTGCACGGGTTCGGCGAACACTCCGGGCTGTACGAGAGGTACGCCGCGGCGCTCAATGCTCGCGGTATTTCACTGTGGGCGCTCGATCAGATCGGACACGGTCAGAGCGACGGACCGCGCGGCCACGTCGACTCTATGGACGATCTTGTTGCCAACGCCGCGCAACTCGTAGCCCTCGCTTCCCAGGACCACCGACCGATCACTCTCCAAGGCCATTCTCTCGGCGCGGCAGCCGCCACGGTGTTCGCACTTCGCGAACCGGCGCTCTTCGATCGGCTTGTCATCTCCGGCGCGCCACTGAGCGGATCGGACTGGATGATCGAGGCCTTCGACGCGCCGGCCGACGCCACCCTCGATCTCGATCCAGCAGACCTGTCCAGCGACCCCGATTACCTGCACGCGTTGGAAAACGACCCGCTGGCGTTCACAGAGGCCGACGTACTCGGCACCCTCAGCCGGACACTGCCCACAGCGTGGACCGAGGTCGCAGAGCGAATCGCGAGCCTTACGATCCCGGTCCTCGTCGTACACGGTGAGGAGGACCCAGTCGCGCCGTACGCCGCAACGCTCGTCGCAACTGAACCACTGCCCGACCGTCACATCGCGTTGTTCCCCGGCGCGAAACATGACGTCCTCAACGAGACCATGCACGCAGAGGTCGCGACCGCCATTGCCGACTTCGTCCTCGATCATCAGCCGCACGGAGCAACCGATGCATGA
- a CDS encoding methylated-DNA--[protein]-cysteine S-methyltransferase has protein sequence MNTNLSDSELLGAVTATDETRTLERLHADLSARAQDDGILDVAYRTIDTPVGTLLLAATVEGLVRVAYAIEDHDKVLTLLAERISPRVLEAPGRLDLVAREIDDYFGHRRDGFDVPLDFRLSRGFRRQVLDQLREIRYGDTASYGAIAAAAGNPKAVRAVGTACATNPLPVVVPCHRVVRSDGSAGGYVGGPQAKQTLLTLESSH, from the coding sequence ATGAACACGAATCTGAGCGACAGCGAACTGCTCGGCGCCGTTACCGCGACCGATGAGACGCGGACCCTCGAGAGGTTGCACGCAGACCTGTCCGCGCGAGCGCAGGACGACGGGATTCTCGACGTCGCCTACCGCACTATTGATACGCCGGTCGGCACGCTGCTGCTCGCCGCAACGGTCGAAGGATTGGTGCGAGTCGCCTATGCGATTGAAGACCACGACAAGGTGCTCACGCTGCTCGCCGAGCGGATCAGCCCACGGGTGCTCGAAGCGCCAGGCCGACTGGATCTGGTCGCACGTGAGATCGACGACTACTTCGGGCATCGACGCGACGGGTTCGACGTACCGCTCGATTTCCGTCTGTCAAGGGGTTTCCGGCGACAGGTTCTTGATCAGCTTCGCGAGATTCGGTACGGCGACACCGCGAGCTACGGTGCGATAGCCGCTGCCGCGGGCAACCCCAAGGCCGTGCGCGCCGTCGGTACGGCGTGTGCGACCAATCCGCTGCCGGTCGTCGTACCGTGCCACCGGGTGGTTCGTTCGGACGGTTCGGCTGGTGGCTACGTCGGCGGGCCGCAGGCCAAGCAAACGCTGCTCACGCTCGAATCCAGCCACTAG
- a CDS encoding peptide MFS transporter, producing MASTEMTATDRDTGFFGQPRVLVHIFGVEMWERFSFYGMQGIMLIYLYYSAAEGGLGIDQTTAAGIVGAYGGLVYLSTIIGAWVADRLIGSERTLFYSAILVMLGHIGLALIPGIAGVGVGLVLVAVGSGGVKANATALVGTLYSEQDERRDAGFSLFYMGINIGGLIGPLITGVLQQDFGFHYGFGAAAVGMALGLIQYSIGRRHLIGAAREVPNPLPPAARSKVIGAAVVVLVLIVVLALTGVIKATNLANIVILVSLVAAIGYFVVILRSKITDVERKRVYAFIPMFIASAAFWSLYQQQFTVVTIFSDKRLDRNIFGWEMPVSWVQSINPVFIIILAGVFATLWTKLGPRQPSTPIKFAVGTVLIGVGFLLFLFMAGGGPNSAPLLGLVGILFVFTVGELFLSPVSLSLATKLAPASFRTQMVALLFLSVALGTAASGELAKFYSEKNEAVYFGVLGAIAIVIGLLLAAFSKSIRELMGGVH from the coding sequence ATGGCATCTACCGAAATGACGGCGACCGACCGGGACACCGGGTTCTTCGGCCAGCCGCGAGTGCTGGTCCACATCTTCGGCGTGGAAATGTGGGAGCGATTCTCGTTCTACGGCATGCAAGGGATCATGCTGATCTACCTCTACTATTCCGCTGCCGAAGGCGGTCTTGGTATAGACCAGACGACCGCTGCCGGAATCGTCGGGGCGTACGGCGGGCTCGTCTACTTGTCCACCATCATTGGCGCGTGGGTAGCTGACCGTCTCATCGGATCCGAGCGCACGTTGTTCTATAGCGCCATACTTGTGATGCTCGGCCACATCGGGCTCGCGCTGATTCCTGGCATCGCCGGAGTTGGGGTCGGACTAGTGCTCGTCGCGGTGGGCAGTGGTGGGGTCAAGGCTAATGCGACGGCGCTGGTGGGGACCCTGTACAGCGAGCAGGATGAACGCCGCGACGCCGGCTTTTCACTGTTCTACATGGGAATCAACATCGGCGGCCTTATCGGTCCGCTGATCACAGGCGTGCTCCAGCAAGACTTCGGCTTTCACTATGGCTTCGGCGCCGCCGCAGTTGGTATGGCGCTCGGGCTCATCCAGTACTCAATCGGGCGCAGGCATCTGATTGGCGCGGCGCGGGAGGTTCCCAACCCGTTGCCGCCGGCCGCCCGATCGAAGGTTATTGGTGCGGCGGTCGTTGTCCTCGTACTGATCGTGGTTCTCGCGCTCACTGGCGTCATCAAGGCGACGAACCTCGCGAATATCGTTATTCTCGTCAGTCTTGTCGCCGCGATCGGCTATTTCGTAGTGATCTTGCGCAGCAAGATTACCGATGTCGAACGCAAGCGGGTCTACGCGTTCATCCCGATGTTTATCGCGAGTGCGGCTTTCTGGTCGCTGTATCAGCAGCAGTTCACGGTCGTCACCATCTTCTCCGACAAGCGTCTGGACCGTAATATCTTCGGCTGGGAGATGCCGGTGTCGTGGGTGCAGTCGATCAACCCCGTCTTCATCATCATCCTGGCCGGGGTGTTCGCGACACTCTGGACAAAACTTGGTCCACGTCAACCGTCCACGCCCATCAAGTTTGCCGTGGGCACAGTATTGATCGGCGTCGGGTTCCTGCTGTTTCTGTTCATGGCAGGTGGCGGCCCCAATAGTGCGCCGCTGCTTGGCCTGGTCGGGATTCTGTTCGTGTTTACCGTAGGTGAGCTGTTCCTGTCCCCAGTGAGTCTGTCGCTGGCCACGAAACTTGCTCCGGCGTCGTTCCGGACCCAAATGGTGGCGCTTCTGTTCTTGTCCGTCGCGCTCGGCACGGCCGCCTCCGGCGAGCTCGCGAAGTTCTACAGTGAGAAGAACGAGGCCGTCTACTTCGGAGTCCTCGGCGCGATCGCTATCGTTATCGGCTTGCTGCTCGCTGCGTTCAGCAAATCGATCCGCGAGCTGATGGGCGGCGTTCACTAG
- a CDS encoding ABC transporter permease, translating to MGNSAINIDWRFGVLIVVLLGGAIAINRAMQLGSARAVLTGGARAVIQLGIVSLIIVWVLHQWWSTITFLIVMMLVGAATSSGRIENTWKRWYLTLIPITCGTLPTVALILLSGAVPMRPISVLPVCGILIGAAMTSTTLAGKRMREELHTRRGEVDAGLSIGLSDRDAIQLVAKPASALALIPALDQMRTVGLVTLPGAFIGLLLGGAPPLQAGAGQLLVLAGIQLVQAITVSMTVELVSAMRLTTRE from the coding sequence GTGGGCAACAGCGCTATCAACATCGACTGGCGTTTCGGCGTACTCATCGTCGTACTGCTGGGTGGGGCGATAGCGATCAATCGCGCCATGCAGCTTGGCAGCGCGCGAGCGGTCCTGACCGGCGGCGCCCGAGCAGTCATCCAGCTCGGCATCGTCTCACTGATCATCGTGTGGGTCCTGCACCAATGGTGGAGCACGATCACCTTCTTGATCGTCATGATGCTCGTAGGCGCTGCCACCAGCTCCGGGCGCATCGAGAACACCTGGAAACGCTGGTATCTCACGCTTATCCCAATCACTTGCGGCACTCTTCCGACGGTCGCGTTGATCCTGCTGAGCGGCGCCGTACCGATGCGACCGATTTCGGTGCTGCCGGTCTGCGGAATCCTCATCGGCGCCGCGATGACCTCGACGACACTCGCCGGCAAACGAATGCGCGAAGAACTCCACACCCGCCGCGGCGAGGTCGATGCGGGCCTATCTATCGGCTTGTCCGATCGCGATGCGATCCAGCTAGTCGCGAAACCCGCCAGCGCACTCGCACTCATTCCCGCGCTCGACCAAATGCGCACCGTCGGCTTGGTGACATTGCCGGGCGCCTTTATCGGGCTTCTGCTGGGCGGCGCGCCACCGTTGCAGGCCGGTGCGGGCCAGTTGCTCGTCCTTGCCGGAATTCAGCTAGTGCAAGCGATCACAGTTAGCATGACAGTCGAGCTCGTATCAGCGATGCGACTGACCACCAGGGAGTGA
- a CDS encoding YbfB/YjiJ family MFS transporter codes for MANDVTTRGIRHRTGYIVLAATTAMVIAMGVGRFAYTPILPLMHGQTDLDAQGAAALATANYLGYLVGAVAAIFVTTLATRTVVLRTTALLLVASLALMPVSESVPLWWILRFVAGVMSAIIFVYAVRVAHQELSGTRNGPGWVFGGVGVGIALSGICVLSLGSTGSWITAWLMMAVLAAVGTVIAWWLPGGRTPKAALADATDVSDVDEARAGKKTVAVVQDDSFPVDRRRRFVWLCLSYFLEGVGYIVAGTFIVAALSTPALPSWLGSGAWILVGLAIFPSCVFWNWMSKKVARPWLLVTALSIQTVGVALPALSAAPAAALLAAVLFGGTFVGIASMSLAEGAALIGARAAAILTALYGVGQVLGPIVVTPLLSTGPDTYARALEVGAMVVAVGALCAVPVGRAVRRRSAAER; via the coding sequence GTGGCAAATGACGTAACGACCCGCGGTATCCGGCACCGAACTGGATACATCGTGCTCGCGGCGACCACGGCGATGGTGATCGCGATGGGCGTCGGCCGGTTCGCCTACACGCCCATCCTGCCGCTGATGCATGGTCAGACGGACCTTGATGCGCAAGGGGCCGCGGCGCTTGCGACGGCCAACTATCTGGGGTACCTCGTCGGGGCGGTTGCCGCGATCTTCGTGACGACACTCGCCACCCGAACCGTCGTACTGCGCACTACCGCGCTGCTCCTTGTCGCCTCGCTCGCGCTGATGCCAGTCTCGGAGTCGGTGCCACTGTGGTGGATTCTGAGGTTTGTCGCGGGCGTCATGAGCGCGATTATCTTTGTGTACGCCGTACGTGTTGCGCATCAGGAACTCAGCGGGACCCGTAACGGTCCCGGTTGGGTGTTCGGCGGCGTCGGCGTCGGCATCGCCTTGTCCGGGATCTGTGTGCTGTCGCTGGGATCGACCGGAAGCTGGATCACCGCGTGGCTGATGATGGCGGTGCTCGCCGCTGTCGGCACGGTAATCGCCTGGTGGCTCCCGGGCGGGCGGACCCCGAAGGCGGCGCTCGCGGACGCGACGGACGTCAGCGACGTAGACGAGGCGCGCGCGGGGAAGAAGACCGTCGCGGTAGTGCAGGACGACTCATTCCCCGTCGATCGACGTCGCAGGTTCGTGTGGCTATGTCTGTCCTACTTCCTCGAAGGAGTCGGCTATATCGTCGCCGGCACTTTTATCGTTGCGGCTTTGTCCACCCCGGCGTTACCTTCCTGGCTGGGGAGTGGAGCGTGGATCCTCGTAGGACTAGCAATTTTCCCATCGTGCGTCTTCTGGAACTGGATGTCGAAGAAGGTCGCCCGGCCATGGCTGCTGGTCACGGCGCTATCGATCCAGACTGTCGGTGTGGCGCTGCCGGCGCTGTCCGCGGCACCGGCAGCCGCCCTCCTCGCGGCGGTCCTGTTCGGCGGAACGTTCGTCGGAATCGCTTCTATGTCGCTGGCTGAAGGCGCCGCACTGATCGGTGCGCGGGCCGCGGCAATCCTGACCGCGTTGTACGGCGTGGGCCAGGTCCTGGGGCCGATCGTCGTGACGCCGTTGCTGTCCACCGGGCCGGACACGTACGCGAGGGCGCTGGAAGTGGGAGCGATGGTGGTCGCGGTTGGCGCGCTCTGTGCGGTCCCGGTCGGTCGCGCCGTACGCCGCCGCTCCGCTGCCGAGCGATAG
- a CDS encoding MFS transporter, which yields MTTGRLRSARIAVTATFGVHALLFASWTAHIPQLKGRLGLSDGTLGTALLGAPIGSILAILVTGWVLPKFGSRPVVLVSLIGYCLSGALIGTSGSMFALFGTLTLWGAFQGSLDVAMNTQGVTIEQSLKRPIMSGLHGAWSLGALLGAAVGAFCVSRGITLNAQLLVAGIVCAVVVGVLTVSMLPDGHQKLTHRPGRRHKLFPAPVLILGAVAAACMICEGAAADWSAVYLRDSLCTSATYAAYGFAAFSVGMVLIRLTGNWLLQRISPRALLPALGLVATAGLTTALLAGDPAISLGGFFLLGLGLASVVPTAFSAAGDLATQGGNAGTSIATVSALGWAGFVCGPPLIGHLANLTSLPHALLLIPILTLAMAAAIRFTGVFAIRPHANPDV from the coding sequence ATGACGACTGGGCGCCTGCGGTCCGCACGGATCGCAGTCACCGCCACCTTCGGCGTACACGCGCTCCTGTTTGCCTCCTGGACAGCCCATATCCCCCAGCTCAAGGGCAGGCTCGGGCTGTCCGACGGCACCCTCGGTACGGCGCTGCTGGGCGCTCCGATCGGCTCAATCCTCGCGATACTGGTCACCGGCTGGGTACTGCCTAAATTCGGTAGCCGGCCCGTCGTACTCGTGTCCCTGATCGGCTACTGCCTCTCCGGTGCGCTTATCGGAACATCGGGATCGATGTTCGCACTGTTCGGCACCCTGACCCTATGGGGCGCCTTTCAGGGTTCGCTAGATGTCGCCATGAACACCCAAGGCGTCACGATCGAGCAATCGCTGAAGAGACCGATCATGTCCGGACTGCATGGCGCGTGGAGCCTCGGCGCACTTCTCGGGGCCGCGGTCGGCGCTTTCTGCGTCTCGCGCGGGATCACCCTGAACGCACAGTTGCTGGTCGCTGGCATCGTCTGCGCGGTGGTCGTCGGCGTGCTGACGGTATCGATGTTGCCGGACGGACATCAAAAACTGACCCATCGACCAGGCCGCCGACACAAGCTGTTCCCGGCGCCCGTGCTCATCCTGGGGGCCGTCGCGGCGGCATGCATGATCTGTGAGGGCGCGGCCGCCGACTGGTCGGCGGTCTATCTGCGTGACTCGCTCTGCACGAGCGCGACGTACGCCGCATACGGATTCGCCGCGTTCTCGGTCGGCATGGTCCTGATCCGGCTCACGGGCAACTGGCTGCTTCAGCGGATCTCGCCACGCGCGCTGCTTCCAGCCCTGGGATTAGTGGCGACGGCCGGGCTTACGACTGCGCTGCTGGCGGGCGATCCGGCCATATCGCTTGGCGGTTTCTTCCTGCTGGGACTTGGCCTGGCTTCCGTCGTACCGACCGCCTTCAGCGCGGCCGGAGACCTCGCCACTCAAGGTGGCAACGCCGGTACGTCGATCGCTACGGTGTCCGCGCTCGGGTGGGCGGGATTTGTGTGCGGGCCACCGCTGATCGGCCACCTCGCCAACTTGACCAGCCTCCCGCACGCACTGCTGCTGATCCCGATCCTCACCCTCGCAATGGCGGCGGCTATTCGATTTACCGGCGTGTTTGCGATCCGACCACACGCCAACCCCGACGTTTAG
- a CDS encoding NAD(P)-binding domain-containing protein, with protein sequence MDAEVFDEFPSPADELAGRTIAVIGYGNQGHAQAQNLRDSGCEVLVGNRDDEFRAAAQDAGFEVVTIEDAARRAQIMLLLIPDEVQPEVFRDQIAPGLQDGDTIVVASGYNVHFGLLDIADTVDIVMVAPRMIGEGVRDHYERRESVPCLVSVEHDASGRARGTALAVASGIGVLRGAVSSSVREEVALDLFSEQAIWPSIMAIFQAGYDVLANAGFSDDAILDELYLSGEPAEILGRVSRVGMIGQLGLHSKTSQYGQLTNLLRSGAFTDQMRERFAGVLNDQILSGAFSQDWSGSDTEPDADARIAALRKKAEATSLSVAERAVLDRWS encoded by the coding sequence GTGGACGCCGAAGTATTTGACGAGTTTCCGTCCCCCGCCGACGAGCTCGCCGGCCGGACGATTGCAGTTATCGGGTACGGCAACCAGGGCCACGCACAGGCCCAGAATCTCCGGGACAGCGGCTGCGAAGTGCTTGTCGGCAACCGGGACGATGAGTTCCGGGCCGCCGCCCAGGACGCTGGATTTGAGGTCGTGACGATCGAGGACGCGGCGCGGCGCGCACAGATCATGCTGCTCCTGATCCCGGACGAGGTCCAGCCCGAAGTATTCCGCGATCAAATCGCGCCTGGGCTACAGGACGGCGACACGATCGTCGTCGCGTCCGGTTACAACGTGCACTTCGGTTTGCTGGACATTGCCGACACGGTCGACATCGTGATGGTGGCGCCACGGATGATTGGCGAAGGGGTCCGCGATCATTACGAACGCCGCGAGAGCGTGCCCTGTCTCGTTTCGGTCGAGCACGATGCGAGCGGCCGAGCCCGTGGCACCGCACTCGCCGTCGCCAGCGGAATCGGCGTACTTCGGGGCGCCGTCTCGTCCAGCGTCCGCGAAGAGGTGGCGCTGGACCTGTTCTCTGAGCAGGCGATCTGGCCGAGCATTATGGCTATTTTCCAAGCCGGGTATGACGTGCTGGCCAATGCCGGGTTCAGCGACGACGCCATCCTCGACGAGCTCTATCTGTCCGGCGAACCGGCCGAAATACTCGGACGAGTCTCACGAGTCGGGATGATCGGCCAGCTCGGACTGCACTCGAAGACAAGCCAGTATGGGCAACTGACCAACCTACTGCGCTCCGGAGCGTTTACCGACCAGATGCGTGAGCGCTTCGCCGGCGTACTCAACGACCAGATCCTGTCCGGTGCGTTCAGTCAGGACTGGTCCGGCAGCGATACCGAGCCGGACGCGGACGCGCGGATTGCGGCGCTGCGCAAGAAGGCGGAGGCGACCTCGTTGAGTGTCGCCGAGCGCGCCGTACTCGACCGCTGGTCATAG
- a CDS encoding methylated-DNA--[protein]-cysteine S-methyltransferase, whose product MTSHKTIDSPVGDLTLVLTGDGVLCGLYMRNQRHLPSADRFGESSTVGFDQVESQLAEYFAGVRTQFDLDLDPAGTDFQRKVWLLLREIPYGETISYAQLSDRYGDPLAIRAVASANGKNPIGIIVPCHRVIGSDGSLTGYAGGLERKRFLLDLENPIPAEATLF is encoded by the coding sequence ATGACGAGTCACAAGACAATTGACTCTCCCGTTGGGGACCTGACGCTTGTCCTCACGGGCGACGGCGTGCTGTGCGGGCTCTATATGCGCAACCAGCGACATCTGCCCTCGGCCGATCGTTTCGGTGAGTCCTCGACGGTCGGGTTCGATCAGGTCGAGAGCCAACTCGCCGAATACTTCGCCGGTGTTCGCACTCAGTTCGACCTGGACTTGGACCCAGCCGGCACCGATTTCCAGCGCAAGGTGTGGTTGCTGCTCCGCGAGATTCCGTACGGCGAGACGATCAGCTACGCGCAGCTGTCCGATCGTTACGGCGATCCGCTTGCCATCCGCGCGGTCGCGTCAGCGAATGGTAAAAACCCGATCGGCATCATCGTGCCTTGCCACCGGGTCATTGGCAGCGACGGTTCGCTGACCGGGTACGCCGGGGGGCTGGAGCGTAAGCGGTTCCTGCTGGACCTGGAAAATCCGATACCGGCCGAAGCGACGCTGTTCTGA